ctgggtctcccttagaggtcatgggtcttccagcaggacaatgacccaaaaaaatacttcagaaagcattagaaaatggtttgacagaaagcactgaagacttctaaagttgccagcaatgagtccagacctgaatcccatagaacacctatgGAGAGATCAAAGTGGCAGTTTGGAACAGgcatccttcaaatctcagtGACCTGGAGAAGCTGACCAAAGAAGAAtgttctaaaattccagcagagcattgtaagaaactcattggaggagaccggaagcggttgttcgcagttattttaaaggttgtgttaccaagtactgtattagactgagtgtgccaatacttttgtccggcccatttttggagttttgtgtaaaatgataatgattgaaaaatttttttttcattcccttttgtatttttttcattgcaagcaaaataaaatgaaggtattagtaccgaagcatttgtaattgcaatcattttctgcattatctgacagaattacaggggtgccaatacttatggccagcactgtaggatTAAATTACAATCACAAAACAACCACGCTCAACTTGAGACCCGTGTTTAGGTTTCAAGAACATTTAGGGATTTTAGAGACCTTATTCAGTGACTGCTCCCAGGCAGAAATGGCAGTTTGTGTACGTGTTTAGCATTAGACCAATTGAAATAACGCCATTACGTTTTTATCTTTCTAGTCAACACTTACTAGCTAAAATTAGCAAGTCAATCATTTGTGTGAAGGTCAGCTTACCTTAGACGACTGCCGCAAATGTCACAACTGGTAAACTCCAAAACGCTTCTCGCAGGGAGAGAAAACACGACAAACCGGTTTAGCAAAAGGTGAGCAACGTGTTAAAGAGGGAAGTTCATTGAGTGTCCTGTTTCACGGTCAATTCCTTGGCAAACAAAGACAACATGTATCACtgggcttttttcccccctccaaaATCAAACAAGCTGGCACCAATAGGCTTAACTGGGACGAGCTCATGTGCTGGTTGGTTGCTAATCAGTCATTGGCGCATaaaaactgagatttttgtaCTGAATATGTCTAGTTTTTAAACAATTATGTGAAATTTGATCCTTTCCCACAGTGTTTGGAAATCACTGGCTTATCTGGCTAAGCCGCCAACTACGCACTTGAAAAGTTTTTAAGTTAGCTTCACACACAGCTAATTTAATTGTGCTAGCTACTACAAAGTAAACACAGTACATGTAGCAAAGCATCACCGTGGCTAAGGACGaacaaaaaaacagttaaaGATCACTCTGGATACATTTACAgtcatgattttaattcacttaCAGACTTGCATAAAGTTTAGACAAAACATCTTATCAAAGTCAAAACTAGCCCACCCTGCCCTCTACATGTTCTTAGGTTTGGAGATGACGCCGTCCGGGTAGCGTTCCTTGAAGCGGGCCACCACCTCTGGATCGAGGAGATGAATTCCATCAAGCTGGTTACCGAGCGTGACCCTACCAAGAAGGTGAAATTAGCGTAGCACAGATGGTGTGTGAAGATGTATCACAGCTTACCAGTTAGGTTGGACGTTGTGCGGTCGACCAAACAGCTCGATCTTCCTGGTTCCTGGCGAGAGTCTTTCGATCATTCCGTAGATCTCGTCCGGTTTGTGACTGGTGGATCGAACCTGATAGGGAGGGAACGCGCTGACTACGTGATGTTCTtgatagggctgcagctttcgattattttagtagtcgattaatcgatgaactagttaattcaaataatagagtaatcggataaggaacgtaGAAAATCGAAatgcctgagctgagcctcaaacggtataaaaaaaaaaggggggatctaagtacaacaaaagaacaattggctaacttccatagtaaaagtccgctagcttaaatgctacaaaacgctcactttttttttttttttaacaatgcttttaacaaatggttcaaacacatattccaacaaaaaacagcaaaatataccaataaactaaaacattagctaacaaaaacttatgttggtcgtaacagggagcagctggattcagctatgtgaaatgagtcatgtcatattcactgtcaccactagagggcagtgtatccgctCCAAATCGataaaaacttttaaaacaaaccattacaacgccactttaattaccgTAAGTttcgcacacctgactataagccgccacccaccaaatttgacacaaaagcagcatttgttcacagatgagccgcactggactataagccgcagatgtcctcactgtattatgagatatttacaccaaaagctaTCATCCGGtagcaatttatttgacagcagaatCATAAGTTTGTCAtacgaccaaatgaaccaccatgaagctttaaaccagttggctgcaaagcttcgctgcttcaagaagcttcaatttGGCCATCATGATTCTCTTGTGGGACAcaaactctgctgccacctgccgtcaacactgttgtcatccaacatgcctcctagcttgtattgcagagctacagatgtaaataacaaatcaaaattcatgttctgagccaattatttcttcagttactgttctagttgtttcattcatttttatttatagaATTTGGTCACACTTTCTTATTtttcagtggcgccataagactgccttaagaccaaatgaactaccatgaagctttgaaccaattggctgcaaagcttcatggtggttcattgctTCAACTTGGCAATCATTTCTCTTCTGGGAgaccgtcaacctctgctgccacctaacgtcaacactgttgtcgtccaacatgcctcctagcatgtattgcagcactacagatgtaaataacaaatcaaaattcatgttctgtgctgattatttcttctgttactgttctagttgttttattcattgctagttatggaatttggtaacacttttaccgtggcgccataaaactgtcataagaccaaatgaaccaccatgaagctttgaaccaattggctgcaaagcttcatggtggttcatttggtcatagcttcaagaagcttcaatttGGCCACCACTGTTCTCTtttgggagacagtcaacttctgctgccacctgctgtcaacaccgcTGTCGTCCAAAATGCCTCCTCGCTTGTATTGCagcgttacagatgtaaataaatcaaaattcatgttctgtgctaattatttcttcccttactgttctagttgtttcattcattgctagttatggaatttggtcacactttattttacagtggcgctataagactgtcataagaccaaatgaagctttgcagccaattggttcaaagcttcatggtggttcatagcTTCAAGAAGAttcaatttggccatcactgttgttTTGCGGGAAAcaggcaacctctgctgccacctgccatCAACACTGTTTTCGTCCAACAAGCCTTCTAGCTTGCATtgtagcgctacagatgtaaataacataaaaattcatgtcctgtgctaattatttcttcagttactgttctagttgtttcattcattgctacttatggaatttggtaacaccttatttgacactggtgccataaaactgtcattagaccatcattattatgacatgacactgccatgagcattaaatgaatgcttatgacaaatgtcattttgtgtcatccggcaaattatctcccttttgaacggaaaagatctgagctggacatgaatggagttagtgacataatttgctggttggcacttaatgacatcatcgtgtcataattattacggtCTTattgcagtcttatgacgccgctgtcaaataaagtcttacccattaagcaaaataaatcaacaaataagccgcactggactataaactgcaggattcaaaatggggggaaaaaagtagcggcttatagtgctaaaattacagtaaaagaatactcgaagcagtaaaatttaattagaatctttttttctaatcgaattattcaagttaatcgagtaatcgttgcGGCGGGGCTGGCGCCTCTTTACCTCAGCTACGATGACGTCGCAGTCCAAGCCTCTGTTGAATCCCTGAGGGTTACCTTTGACGCCCACCTGGAGACAGACATGTTTAGAACAAGGATGCGTAACGGAAGAAAAATGTTGACGCACCAGGCAGTGTTCCTTCCCGTGGTTCAGCCAATGTCCCGTTCTTCCTGTGCGGATGATTCTCTGAAGTTGGTTGGTCTTCACCCAGATGATTTCATCGACACGTTCATAGCTGACGTGGCGAGGAATTGATTCAGGCGCTTTGCGACTCCACACAAGACATGGTGACGGTGCCACTTACCCCCACAGACTGAGACACTCCCTGCCCAACTCCATTGCCCTGCGAGAAAAAAGTTGAGGCGACCTAGCCAGAGAACCTTTACAATCGTGGTCGCGTTTACCTGCCAGTGACCCAGAGGAAGAGGAAGCCATTATCCTGGAGAACAGGAATGTTGAGCTTCCTCATCTCGTCGTCAGTCAACGTCCCGTAAGGCAGCTCCATGTGGATGTCCCAGGGCGGGTCGGCCATCACCACGGCAAACTTGCCCAGGACGGAAACATCCAAGTAGCGGATGTCGCAGCAGATCCACTGAGCGGGGAAGAGCTTGCCGACGTTGCTGTCCGAGTCCCCGCCACAAAGCCCCAGCTCGGCCGTCCCGGGCTGGACCCCCGCCGGGCTCCCTTCGGCTTCCGGGGGACTGTCGATCTCGTAGTGGACGTACTTGCAGGTGTCCATGTGGAAACACGTGTTGAGAAAGGAACAGTCGCCCAGGTTCTCGTCCGTGTGGTTGTTGATGATGCGGCTGGGAGAGAACCGAGAGGAGGTAAGTGAGAGCCCGTAGTGTGCAAAGAAAGCCGAGCGCGGGACAACGGAACCCACCGGAAGTGGAGCTTGGTGCAGGGTTGAGGCGTATCGGCCGAACGGACGCACTCCTCTTTGGTCCCGTGGTCGCAAAACTCCTGTACTTGAGCGCGGCCCCGCGAGCGGAACTTCTCCACGATGGATTGCTCCTTGGCCGTGCTGGCGTTGAGCAGCTCCAGGATTTCTCGGCTCACCTACGCAAAGAccacccatagacttcattacatattgacgtgacacttcgtcattctttgcgtcacgccttatcagagggggccgagcttcatttagtatagTCAGGcgaagaactacgaaagctgtaccgcatgcaaacaggaaggattgtctcaggtgtGATTTGTTTAAGGAtttaaggtaaatattatatttatatacaaagaattcagtgattgaagcatttattcgcaggaattttctcctttgtttacacatggaggcagcTAATTTTCGTAACAGACTAGCCTcaatgttggcaatatttacgcgaaataaatgctacttgcctatttttttgttgttgttgcttttaaccaagaattgagattgttttgcgtccatatttataaagaattcagggatttaagcattttttcacaagaattttcaccagaaaagctctgtttatgtcaggcggccgctagcctcattcgctaacagagtagcattgtacttcgacatatatacgtaaaataaactaactgcacggtttctttgcttttaaccaagaatcgagaccgttttacgttcatatctacaaagaattcagggatttaagcatttattcacaagagttttcaccagaaaagttcttcttacgtcaggcggccgctagcctcattcgctaacagagtagcattgtacttcgacatatatatgtaaaataaacgctaactgcacagtttctttgctaagaatcgaaactgttttacgtccatatctataaagaattcagggatttaagcatttattcacaagaatttttgcaagaaaagctgtttacgtcaggcggccgcgagcctcattcgctaacagagtagcattgtacttcgacatatatacgtaaaataaactctaactgcacggtttatttgcttttaaccaagaatcgaggccgttttacgttcatatctacaaagaattcagggatttaagcatttattcacaagagttttcaccagaaaagttcttcttacgtcaggcggccgctagcctcattcgctaacagagtagcattgtacttcgacatatatatgtaaaataaacgctaactgcacagtttctttgctaagaatcgaaactgttttacgtccatatctataaagaattcagggatttaagcatttattcacaagaatttttgcaagAAAAGctatttacgtcaggcggccgcgagcctcattcgctaatagagtagcattgtacttcgacatatatacgtaaaataaacgctaactgcacggtttctttgcttttaaccaggaatcgagaccgttttacgtccatatctataaagaattcagtgatttaagcatttattcataagaattttcgccagaaaagctctgtttacgtcaggcggccgttagcctcattcgctaacagagtagcatgcaCTTTGACAtgaatacgtaaaataaacactaactgcacagtttctttgccaagaatcgaaaccgttttacgtccatatctataaagaattcagtgatttaagcatttattcataagaattttcgccagaaaagctgtttacgtcaggcggccgctagcctcattcgctaacagagtagcattgtacttcgacatatgtacgtgaaataaacgctaactgcacggtttctttgcttttaaacaaaaatttagactgttttacgtcaatatctatgaagaattaggGAATTTaggaatttattcacaagatttttagCCAGAaaactctgtttacatcaggcggcctctTGCCTCATTCGTTAACAGTTTAtaatgtataatgataataaagggctattgtaTTCTAtagtaagttgtgattgtatatagaatttattaataatctatttaaatattatttaaaattgattctgcatgctttccccaAGTTTCTAATGTTAAAAATGAGTGATATCAGCTTTTGAAAACTtgcagaaaatgaaaaaaaaaaatgaagttgctATTTCGGTCAAAAACTTATGTGATATGTTAAAtactgctattgatcctgaaaatataagtgATTATCTCTGAGTTTggcgatttttgtgcatctagtgtaattttacatacattacatagccatttaaagttgtgttatacttctataaaaaataatcaagattttaatagggaacgactttgaagtttttgatgccgctgctcatgaagACTcacatatggctaaggtaggtgcctgttttggttttacgtcggtagcagctttggttttgaaaatatttgaagtttttgaaaataggccccataCGAATTGGCCCGTTTCCCgtttcatgtcaataggttatgaagtctatggaccgCCGTGGGCATCGGGAAGTAACTGACTACAAGGAGATACGGAGAGTCTCGTCTGACCTTCTTGCTCTGTTGTTCTTTCGTGGACTGCTGGTTGAGGAGGCTTTCGATTTCCATGTCCAAGTGAGACGATTGGCTTTTCCCGCTTCTGCCCTTCTTGTCAGCGCCGCTCCCTGACACGCAGGGCGGCCCCGACATCTGCCGAGATGACGCCGGCAGAACAGAGGGGACGGCGGTGGGTCGGGGAGGTGAAGCGGCCCCTTGCGACGAGGGCGAGAAGCCCGGACTTCTGGTGTGCTGGGATTGCTCCTCTATTTTTCTCTTGACTCCTGTCCGTGGTGCGCCGGCGCCCGATCCGATCATAGCCCAGAGTTTGGTGTGATCCACCGCGACCACCACAGTCGTACACGACGAGGATAAAGCCGACTGCCGGACTTCGATGAGTTCCTGGGCGGAGAACTTCAGCAAGAGACTCTGTATGCATCCGTGAGCGATGGCAGTCTCCGACTGTGAACGAGACCGGAGAAATGAGGACCGCGTCAGTCATGTTGTATTCTGCTCAACTCACTCCGTTGAGTTCTTTGGTGATGGCGAGGGAGTCCTTGGGAAGAGAGAGACTCAGATCTGACAAATAGGCCAGCATCCTTTTCTCCAGCTCGGGGTCCGGAGGTTTCTCAGTTTCCTCCCGCGTGCCACACGGCGCTGATGCTACCGGGCTGTCGCTTCTGGATAATGAAACGTCTGCACTTGCGCCAACCTCTGACACACATAAGTAATCAATGAAGACTAAACAAACTATTCAAGCACCCACATTTAGCTTGTTACATTACTTTGATATGAATTTCTACTAAATTTCCAGggaaaatatgtgttttgtCAGTGAGGGAATTGCGTCTTACCGGCTGCCAGAGGTGTCGACGGTTCTTTCCGCCGCCGCTGGAGCCGTTCTCGCAGGGAGTCCAGCTGCTTCTTATGCGCCTGGATGTCGCTCCATGTGTCCGACATGGTTTCCTGAATCAAAAAGGCGCGTTTTGTcgtaaaaaaacacataaatccaacaaaaaaaaaggacgcAACGTTTCTTCACCTTACTATGAAGGGTGATAGCTGCAAACGCTATTCAGCCTCGTAGGTGCACAATGTTCAGTGTAGTGTAGTAGCGGTTATTGTGAACGAAAATTGAAAATGTAAAAACGAGGATGGAGAGTAGATTCTTTAAGTCACAGGATGGAGAACTCTGGTATTTCCCAAAAAGAACTGGTCAGAAATGTGCCTTTTCTAAAGGTTGCCTGACTCAGAGTAGCATTTTAGTTCGCGGCTTTTGCGCCGCATATTACGTCACATCTTTTTTATGCGGGCGACCAAAAGTGACGTAAATATGCAGCGACCAGAAGTGACGTAGCTTGTCTGTGCCGatcaattccttttttttttattaacaacaCGGCAGAATGAACtatacaaacacaaaaatagaaaataaaacaaaaaaaacgaaagaaaaaaaactaataatactataagcaacacaaaaaaaaccacaaaaagTCACAGCTTttcacaaaatttttttttccgctttccttttgattttaacAGATTTATGTAGCATACCGTTTCATTGTGGAAGTGAGAAAAAGATGGCAACAGCTTGAACTTCTATTTGTGTAgaatttcaacaaaaaaagtagattaataataaaatatcttcctgattttttaaataaaaacaaaaaaactacattttcccCATTTTAGCTTGAAGTCCACATGTAGATTCCTGTCAACAAACTTACAAAAATCTTTCCAAAATTTGTTGGAAAACGAACAAGTCTAAACAAGGTGCTGAACTGTTTCTGGATGATCTCCACAGAACGAACAGTTCGTGTCGATCAATTTGTTATCGAAATGCTACCTCCACAAatgtgtttaaattttttttttttttaaaacgtgtGAATAGTTGAATGACTGCATTACTCGTAGTTTTATTTTGGGATATATTTTGAATGTTTTCACCCCCTGGCATGTTTTAGTTCTTTTCAGTATGTATAGCGAATTGCTCACCTTATTAACATGAGTGAACAAAGTATATTTCCACGTTCAGTAAACAATGCATTGACCACGGTAGACGTTACGCTACTATGTTGGCATTCATAATAAAACGTCTTTAATGTTCACCTGTGCAACGGTCATTTCCGGGTTGAACGCCAATCGTTGATCCTTCCTCGACAGCAACTTTGGACCAATCGTATTGGAGCGCAAACAGAAGGAGGAAGTCTCCCCGAGACCTGATTGGCTAACGTAACCCTGGTCTTTTCGGTTTTGGTTTAGCTAGCTAACAGCATACGAGGccgtttatttttacatttacacTCAACAAGGCAGATTACACTGTTATAAAAGGAGCAtcctttattattttctttaaagaccaataaaataaatactatacAGAATCCAATGTAGAAAATTTTGATACACTGTTTCTGTCTCAAAAAAGGTTAAcaattcaatatttttaaaacaaaaacaagaaaaaaaaacaccatacacctccgggaaaaaaataaagatgtccTCCAGGTAAGTTTTAAGGAGGCTGTGGAATCTCTAAACTGCAAGTTTGGTCCTTTCACAACACCAAACACCCACCCACATTTTTTGTTGAGGTAGATCACACAAAGTGGCCACCATCTGAATAGAAAATCAATGTAACACTTCAAATACAGAAACTACAAAATGGAGTGGATATGCTaactaaaatacattttaaaaaaagaaccaacCAGCACGGACTGAACTCACCGTGAACATCCACAGGGCCGCCGTCCTCCACTGACtggcccaaaaaaacaaaacaaaaaaagtgtacatTAATGCTGCTAGAAATGGAAAGTGTTCTTTCCATTTTTTCTGTGCGTTTTCTGGCCCCCGCTCCTGTTCTAGAGTATAAAACAGCAGTTAAGAGGCTCCAAACGATCAAAGTTGATTTTACTATACAGGTCTTTTTATTGAACATGCCCTGTGTTTACTTGTAGCCCCCCCAAAAGATGCAAGTTTAAAGATGGCGTTACGTACACTTGAGGTCTCCTTAACACTGTTTGCGTTCCTACCAACAATCACAGCAAATGTTTCAAGATGTGGCCTCGTAGATGCTAGCTAGCGTTTCGTCCGCGTCACAATGTTTGTGCTTTTTGGATGTGGGCTCAGGGTGTGGGGTCCAGGTTAAAAACATCAAGTGGATGCAAATTAGCACCCCAAAAAACTGGAATGTCCATATTTATATCAATTTTCAGTGAGACTACATGGCAAACAGTGTTAAGCATGCCAAGCCAAAAAAATTGAGGGGAAATGGTCTTCCTTCCCTTGCAGGAGTCAGTCAAGTTTGGGAATTCCAACCAAAATTTGGCCTTTTTTTctcgtttttttaaacagtgaaggGAACCGGGGGCGTATGGATTTTGCTCTTTTCTCTTTAGAAAAGATCAGCCACATTCATGGGCATCTCCTCAATGGTGGTGTTGTAGAAGGTCTCGATATCCCGCAGGATCCGCTTGTCGTCGTCGGTCACCATGTTGATGGCCACTCCTTTTCTGCCGAAACGTCCGCCGCGACCGATCCTGGTGGAGAAAAGCAGATTATGGGGCGGGCCTGCGTGTCGGCGGCGCTTCTTCCGGACTTACCTGTGGATGTAGTTTTCCCTGTTGGTCGGCAGGTCATAATTGATGACCAGCGAGACTTGTTGCACGTCGATACCGCGAGCCTGAAAGAGAGCGGGATTACTTTTTCAGCCGAGATACGCATTTAATCGTCATTAAAAGGGATGTGGTCTGCCAATTAGTTGTCAATCTGGGACCAGAACCCAGCCACAGTGGAGGGCAGAcaagcttctctcccaaggaactTTCAGTCCATCGCCAACACCACAGTTGGGAGGAGAGGGATCCCTGGAACGTGCTATATGTCTAATTTTAACGCATACCAGCAAGTCAGTGGTGATGAGGACTCGACTGGAGCCGGAACGGAACTCCCTCATGATCAAGTCGCGCTCTTTCTGGTCCATTTCACCGTGCTGCAACCACAACGTACACCTCATGATGACGTTCTCAACACCAGCGTGTCATTCGGTccttttcgtgtttttttttttttaccatagcGGAAACGGTGAAGTCCCTGGACTGCATTTTCTCGGTGAGCCAGTCCACTTTTCTCCTCGTGTTGATGAAGATGACCGCCTGGGTGATGGTCAGAGTCTCGTACAGGTCGCATAAGGTGTCCAGTTTCCACTCCTGAGAAGTCGACAAGGGTCAGTCGGCGGGTCAGATCGGTCGGCGCCCCTGTcgactaggggtgtgccatcttaggcacctcacgattcgattacgattcaattCTTGAATGATGGTCACGGTAatcaagattattgatgcatcgtacattactgattaataaagtagccaaacaaatttatgtcaattatttaaaatatccttttGATCCAACAGGAACGATTGAAACATgctcatacaacaaaaagctgcccttaagcttcttttttattttattctatttttttacaagaaagtgcaaaaacattaaccattttaaaatggagtacttatttctctcaacaatacaataaaatttacactggtggaatgccaCACtttctggacacaaacaaagtgtctttagaaataagacttcttttaaccaatatattttcacagtgttacctcccttgtgtaacaggtggaaatcacaactgctcttgATCACTTTTAACTTGTGGCGTTTATTCCcgagcacataaaaaaaaaagacatcgccacacacacacacacacgcacacacacacacacacactcattacacgcgcactttcttctctccctGCCTGCCCACACGCCTGTCAGCTCCCAGGCAGCACTTGCAACAACAGATTTCTGtattatttcgcatgtttgtagtgttaccgctgtacttaatcatggttttacacg
This sequence is a window from Corythoichthys intestinalis isolate RoL2023-P3 chromosome 13, ASM3026506v1, whole genome shotgun sequence. Protein-coding genes within it:
- the mettl3 gene encoding N6-adenosine-methyltransferase subunit METTL3 yields the protein MSDTWSDIQAHKKQLDSLRERLQRRRKEPSTPLAAEVGASADVSLSRSDSPVASAPCGTREETEKPPDPELEKRMLAYLSDLSLSLPKDSLAITKELNGSETAIAHGCIQSLLLKFSAQELIEVRQSALSSSCTTVVVAVDHTKLWAMIGSGAGAPRTGVKRKIEEQSQHTRSPGFSPSSQGAASPPRPTAVPSVLPASSRQMSGPPCVSGSGADKKGRSGKSQSSHLDMEIESLLNQQSTKEQQSKKVSREILELLNASTAKEQSIVEKFRSRGRAQVQEFCDHGTKEECVRSADTPQPCTKLHFRRIINNHTDENLGDCSFLNTCFHMDTCKYVHYEIDSPPEAEGSPAGVQPGTAELGLCGGDSDSNVGKLFPAQWICCDIRYLDVSVLGKFAVVMADPPWDIHMELPYGTLTDDEMRKLNIPVLQDNGFLFLWVTGRAMELGRECLSLWGYERVDEIIWVKTNQLQRIIRTGRTGHWLNHGKEHCLVGVKGNPQGFNRGLDCDVIVAEVRSTSHKPDEIYGMIERLSPGTRKIELFGRPHNVQPNWVTLGNQLDGIHLLDPEVVARFKERYPDGVISKPKNM